In Patescibacteria group bacterium, a single window of DNA contains:
- the rplE gene encoding 50S ribosomal protein L5, with translation MRLQEKYNKEIKAALKEKFGKDNVMSVPKVTKIVLNIGASKALQDPKYLEIMESTLARISGQKPIKTRAKKSIAAFKIRQGMVVGFKVTLRGIRMWDFLEKLINVTMPRSRDFRGLDEKGFDGKGNYSLGFKEYIAFPEIRSDEVEKQHGLEVTIITTAKNDEEGFALLSALGVPFKKKEK, from the coding sequence ATGAGATTACAGGAAAAATACAATAAAGAGATTAAAGCGGCTTTAAAAGAAAAGTTTGGTAAAGATAATGTCATGTCTGTCCCGAAAGTTACCAAAATAGTTTTGAACATCGGTGCTAGTAAAGCTTTGCAAGATCCTAAATATTTAGAGATAATGGAAAGCACATTAGCTCGTATTTCCGGACAAAAGCCGATCAAAACTAGAGCTAAAAAGTCTATTGCTGCTTTTAAAATCCGTCAGGGGATGGTCGTTGGTTTTAAGGTTACATTGCGCGGGATAAGAATGTGGGACTTTTTAGAGAAGTTAATCAATGTTACTATGCCTCGTTCTCGCGACTTTCGTGGTTTGGATGAAAAAGGCTTTGATGGTAAGGGCAATTATTCACTCGGTTTTAAAGAATATATCGCTTTTCCGGAAATTCGTTCCGATGAGGTGGAGAAGCAGCATGGTTTAGAAGTAACTATTATAACTACGGCAAAAAACGACGAAGAAGGCTTCGCACTGCTTAGCGCATTAGGAGTGCCGTTTAAAAAGAAAGAAAAATAA
- the rpsQ gene encoding 30S ribosomal protein S17, producing MTEAKKKIETKKTKLFRKFVGKVIAGKMDKTIVVLVERTKIHPLYKKRFKTSRKYKVHDEKNQYKVGDIIEFVECRPISKDKRWRALKNISAK from the coding sequence ATGACAGAGGCTAAGAAAAAAATAGAGACCAAAAAAACCAAGCTTTTCCGAAAGTTTGTCGGCAAGGTGATTGCTGGAAAGATGGATAAAACCATAGTTGTTTTGGTTGAAAGAACAAAAATTCATCCTTTATATAAAAAAAGGTTTAAAACTAGCCGTAAGTATAAAGTTCACGATGAAAAGAATCAGTACAAAGTTGGTGATATTATCGAGTTTGTCGAATGCCGACCTATTAGTAAAGATAAAAGGTGGAGAGCGCTAAAAAATATTTCCGCTAAATAA
- the rplX gene encoding 50S ribosomal protein L24 gives MKIKKGDKVEIITGKDKGKSGKIMQVFSNENKVVVEGLNLLVKNTRPRRQGEKGQQVRFPAPINLSNVMLVCPKCGKKTRVGFRLAEKKENNKSAVALRGKKFRECKKCKQVIE, from the coding sequence ATGAAGATAAAAAAAGGCGACAAAGTAGAGATTATTACGGGTAAGGACAAGGGCAAATCCGGCAAGATTATGCAGGTTTTTTCCAATGAAAACAAAGTGGTTGTTGAGGGACTTAATTTGCTTGTCAAAAACACTAGACCTCGTCGTCAGGGTGAAAAGGGTCAGCAGGTTCGTTTTCCTGCGCCGATCAATCTTTCTAATGTAATGCTCGTTTGTCCCAAATGCGGTAAAAAAACTCGAGTTGGTTTTCGTCTGGCTGAAAAAAAAGAAAATAATAAAAGCGCCGTTGCTTTGCGCGGCAAAAAGTTTCGTGAATGTAAAAAGTGTAAACAAGTAATAGAGTAA
- the rplN gene encoding 50S ribosomal protein L14, translated as MIQLRTMLKSADNSGAKKLQCIHVKGESYKRYARIGDIVKVTIKEAVPHSGVKKGEVHDAVVVRTHKEYRRADGSYIRFDDNAVVLVNVKDKEPKATRIFGPIPRELRNLGYAKIISLAPEVL; from the coding sequence ATGATCCAATTACGAACAATGTTAAAATCGGCTGATAACAGCGGTGCCAAAAAGCTCCAATGTATTCATGTCAAAGGCGAATCGTACAAACGATATGCCCGGATTGGTGATATTGTAAAAGTTACCATCAAGGAAGCAGTGCCGCACAGTGGCGTCAAAAAAGGCGAGGTTCATGACGCCGTGGTTGTTCGTACCCACAAGGAATATCGTAGAGCGGATGGTAGTTACATTCGTTTTGATGACAACGCTGTTGTTTTGGTAAACGTCAAAGATAAAGAGCCAAAAGCTACTCGTATTTTCGGACCAATACCGCGCGAGCTTCGCAATTTGGGCTATGCCAAGATTATTTCTTTAGCACCTGAGGTTTTGTAA